From Solanum lycopersicum chromosome 8, SLM_r2.1, the proteins below share one genomic window:
- the LOC138337682 gene encoding uncharacterized protein: MVTLLHHIQLWMQKSITESEARMERKMQQKIAEVHQRLDAFELRVLARPAPPVDVSTLQAALDSLHADIDTILEARVPEPVEPVEDTILAALFATSEIPPPSPRESAKRRRDRSEDEARARKKERQVMEAARRASLAEAEAHQIRASQIAAGASSSRTVETAGGTTDGAIIAEDITEGVQIAEDTNEGVLIAEDVGSGKPNPPAC, encoded by the coding sequence atggtcacccttctgcatcatatccagctgtggatgcagaagtctattactgagtctgaagcacgtatggagaggaagatgcagcagaagattgctgaggttcaccagcgcctagatgcatttgagttgagagtgttagcccgcccagcccctccggtagatgtgtcgactcttcaggctgcactCGACAGTCTTcatgcagacatcgacacgatcctagaggcgagAGTGCCGGAGCCTGTCGAGCCTGTTGAGGACACTATATTGGCGGCCCTGTTTGCTACTTCAGAAATTCccccaccttcccctcgagagagtgccaagaggcgtagggatcgatcagaggatgaggcgcgagcaaggaagaaggagcgccaagtgatggaggccgcgaggagagcctcacttgctgaggcggaggcacaccaaatcagagcatcgcagatagcggctggggcgtctagctcccgcactgtagagacagcaggaggcactactgatggtgcgattattgctgaggacatcactgagggtgtccagattgctgaggacaccaaTGAGGGTGTCCTGATTGCAGAGGATGTAGGTTCTGGGAAACcgaacccaccagcttgctga